A genomic region of Cannabis sativa cultivar Pink pepper isolate KNU-18-1 chromosome 1, ASM2916894v1, whole genome shotgun sequence contains the following coding sequences:
- the LOC115706053 gene encoding homeobox-DDT domain protein RLT3, translating to MEIKRKTPVQLEGLDTMYLENKYPTQMDIENYAATAGLTSKQIQCWFVEKRRKEKRENVITISSNSTSKEKHAARKVVARSLSSKRQKASTTKNIISQDLFTPDYILRRVFRKDGPPLGVEFDSPSSGDLLHCKDSEICYSSCKESQRAAKRTKVSKHAFINTICSGKNAPSKKHGMGKGLMTAWRVINPHAGDYPTSIDFTNEETGPSISKSVARNPHIQARKPKNQKILTIQGRLRDKLQEKKKKKHFVKRREVKSYKDANQKPTGKTKCELALEGGHSQESLNQISMLVDDEELESRELQAVSNRPRCSGHSTTGHQDLLANFPPNSVKMKQPFSMQPWDSSPEIVKKFFKVFHFLYTYSLVVDVCPFTLDEFAQAFHDKDSLLLGKIHMALLKHLLSDIELELNNESLRHQSKSCNYLALLHMVENQDFSLEFWGRSLNPLTWTEILRQILVASGFGAKQSSIRRETFDKEVHLMVKSGLHPGTLKGVLFQILLEQGNSGLKVSDMAKSFRIVDLKLATTTEELECLICSMLSSDITLFEKISPSTYRLRINSILKKVEELQSDTEDSGAVDDGCSESDAYSSDEDSRCDAEDSTLIEVMKLNKPKNQNGLSNNYTEIDESHPGESWLLGLMESEYSDLSIEEKLNVMVALIDLLRAGSSIRMEEPPETIAECVPSTYHSTSGAKIKRSSAKHQNLLGSSWGHLGQLQGIKEAYAYWNCHAIDSFSSISKLCERPSYKENVAKHTEVWVGLHPMQSVFLGSDRRYNRYWLFLGPCNANDPGHRRIYFESFKDGHWEVIDTKEALCALLEVLDDRGKREALLIESLEKRQACLCETMSSRMVNSNGSGHLTHFDQSDLTIIREDSYSPLSDVDNNLTLTDVMCDSLPSSGAIVIEVGNKGEEQKQKWIRLQAFDSWTWSEFYLCLNAVKHGKRSYFDSLTRCECCHDLFWRDEKHCRVCHTTFEVDFDQEERYAIHLATCRDDEVTDVFPKVLSSQLQSLKAAIYAIESVMPEDALIGAWTKSAHKLWVKRLRRTSSLQELMQVLTDFIGAINESWLSQCNVLPGSYDGEELIACFTTLPQTTSAVALWLSKLDALVSPYLERGHSGKIGRRNCQ from the exons ATGGAGATTAAGAGGAAAACACCTGTACAACTTGAAGGTCTTGACACCATGTACTTAG AAAACAAATATCCTACACAAATGGACATTGAAAACTATGCCGCTACTGCCGGATTGACTTCCAAGCAGATTCAGTGTTGGTTTGTTGAGAAAAGAAgaaaggagaaaagagaaaatgTAATAACTATATCATCAAATTCAACTTCAAAGGAGAAACATGCTGCTAGAAAGGTGGTTGCACGTTCTTTATCTTCCAAACGCCAAAAGGCATCTACTACTAAGAACATAATTTCCCAGGATTTGTTTACCCCAGACTACATTCTCAGAAGGGTCTTTCGGAAGGATGGTCCTCCTCTTGGTGTGGAATTTGATTCTCCTTCTTCAGGAGACCTTCTCCATTGCAAAG ATTCCGAAATTTGTTATTCTTCTTGCAAAGAGAGCCAGAGAGCGGCTAAAAGGACGAAG GTTTCCAAGCATGCTTTCATAAATACGATTTGTAGTGGCAAGAATGCACCATCAAAGAAGCATGGTATGGGTAAAGGTTTAATGACAGCATGGCGGGTAATTAATCCTCATGCTGGAGATTATCCTACCAGCATCGATTTTACCAATGAAGAAACTGGACCATCAATTTCAAAATCTGTTGCACGAAATCCACACATTCAAGCTAGAAAaccaaaaaaccaaaaaattctTACT ATACAGGGAAGGCTAAGGGACAAATtacaagagaagaagaagaagaaacattTTGTTAAAAGAAGAGAG GTGAAATCTTACAAAGATGCAAATCAGAAGCCGACGGGCAAAACAAAATGTGAACTTGCTTTGGAGGGAGGACATTCTCAAGAAAGTTTAAATCAGATTTCAATGCTCGTGGATGATGAAGAGTTGGAGAGCAGAGAATTACAAGCAGTATCAAATAGACCGCGGTGTTCTGGTCATTCTACTACTGGACATCAAG ATCTGTTGGCAAATTTTCCACCAAATTCTGTCAAGATGAAGCAGCCTTTCAGTATGCAACCTTGGGATTCATCTCCAGAGATTGTCAAAAAGTTTTTTAAG GTTTTCCATTTCCTCTATACTTATTCTCTTGTCGTTGATGTTTGCCCATTCACCCTTGATGAGTTTGCTCAAGCATTTCATGACAAG GATTCCTTGTTACTTGGGAAAATTCATATGGCCCTATTGAAGCATCTTTTATCAGACATTGAACTGGAGCTCAACAATGAATCTTTGCGTCATCAGAGTAAATCTTGCAACTATCTTGCATTGCTTCACAtg GTGGAAAATCAAGATTTTTCCTTGGAGTTTTGGGGGAGATCATTAAATCCTCTAACCTGGACAGAGATACTGCGACAAATATTGGTTGCATCTGGTTTTGGTGCTAAACAAAGTTCCATTCGAAGGGAAACCTTTGATAAG GAAGTGCATCTTATGGTGAAGTCCGGTCTACATCCTGGCACTTTGAAGGGtgtattatttcaaattttgcTTGAACAAGGAAACAGTGGATTGAAAGTTTCTGACATGGCAAAGTCTTTTCGA ATTGTCGATTTAAAATTGGCCACCACTACTGAGGAATTGGAGTGTTTAATATGTTCAATGTTATCAAGTGACATAACTTTATTTGAAAAGATCTCACCGAGTACATATCGTCTACGGATAAACTCTATCCTTAAGAAGGTAGAGGAACTTCAGTCAGATACCGAAGACTCTGGAGCAGTTGATGATGGCTGCAGTGAGAGTGATGCATATAGTAGTGATGAAGACTCAAGATGTGATGCAGAAGATTCCACTCTTATAGAAGTGATGAAATTGAACAAACCGAAAAATCAAAATGGCTTATCAAACAATTACACTGAAATTGATGAGAGCCATCCTGGTGAGTCATGGCTATTAGGACTGATGGAAAGTGAATATTCAGATCTAAGCATTGAAGAAAAGTTGAATGTCATGGTAGCTTTAATTGATCTGCTTCGTGCAGGATCCAGCATCAGAATGGAG GAACCTCCAGAAACTATTGCTGAATGTGTTCCTAGCACCTACCATTCTACTTCGGGAGCAAAGATTAAGAGGTCATCAGCTAAGCATCAAAACCTGCTTGGTTCATCTTGGGGACATCTTGGACAATTACAGGGCATAAAAGAAGCTTATGCATACTGGAACTGTCATGCAATAGATTCATTTTCATCAATCTCAAAGCTTTGCGAGAGACCCTCTTATAAGGAAAATGTTGCAAAACATACAGAAGTGTGGGTTGGTCTACATCCAATGCAGTCTGTATTTTTGGGGTCCGATCGTAGGTACAATAGATACTGGCTATTCTTAGGCCCCTGTAATGCAAATGATCCAGGCCATAGGAGGATTTATTTCGAATCTTTTAAGGATGGTCATTGGGAGGTGATTGACACAAAAGAG GCTTTGTGTGCCTTGTTAGAAGTTTTGGATGACAGAGGTAAACGAGAGGCTCTACTCATTGAATCTTTAGAAAAACGGCAAGCATGTCTGTGTGAAACAATGTCTAGTAGAATGGTAAATAGTAATGGGAGTGGACATTTGACACATTTTGATCAATCTGACCTGACTATCATCCGGGAAGACAGTTATTCTCCATTATCTGATGTAGATAACAATCTGACCTTGACTGATGTCATGTGTGATTCTTTGCCTTCATCTGGGGCCATAGTTATTGAAGTTGGAAATAAGGGAGAAgaacaaaaacaaaagtggaTCCGTCTTCAAGCATTTGATTCATGGACCTGGAGTGAATTCTACTTGTGTCTTAATGCTGTAAAACATGGTAAAAGGTCATATTTTGATTCACTTACTAGATGTGAATGCTGTCATGATCTATTTTGGAGAGACGAGAAGCACTGCAGAGTATGCCATACCACATTTGAAGTTGATTTTGATCAAGAAGAGAGATACGCTATCCATTTAGCTACATGTAGGGATGATGAAGTTACTGATGTCTTTCCAAAAGTCCTCTCATCGCAGCTCCAGTCACTTAAAGCTGCAATTTATGCAATTGAG